The following are from one region of the Penaeus vannamei isolate JL-2024 chromosome 28, ASM4276789v1, whole genome shotgun sequence genome:
- the LOC113803199 gene encoding uncharacterized protein, whose product MKLFPFVVLVALAVGLEARRIERQAPPLSTGHFSASQQGDALTKVSSKSDTRLGKTETGVKGMLANSGKLRGAADAQSADGGKTQSMYAGDMKGKGGMWADTKSSAGPKGQSSSTALKGYISDGGAISGSVGAGSTS is encoded by the exons ATG AAACTGTTCCCCTTCGTCGTGCTGGTGGCTCTGGCCGTGGGGTTGGAGGCTCGGCGCATTGAGCGGCAGGCTCCCCCACTGAGCACAGGCC atTTCAGCGCCAGCCAACAGGGAGACGCTCTCACCAAAGTCTCTTCCAAGTCTGACACGAGACTGGGAAAAACAGAGACTG GTGTAAAGGGAATGCTGGCCAACTCGGGCAAGCTGCGAGGAGCCGCCGACGCGCAGAGCGCCGACGGAGGGAAGACCCAGAGCA TGTATGCCGGAGACATGAAAGGCAAAGGAGGCATGTGGGCTGACACCAAGTCATCGGCGGGCCCGAAAGGACAGTCTTCCAGTACAG CGCTCAAGGGATACATCAGCGACGGAGGCGCCATCTCGGGAAGCGTTGGCGCAGGAAGCACAAGCTAA